The following are from one region of the Lineus longissimus chromosome 19, tnLinLong1.2, whole genome shotgun sequence genome:
- the LOC135502764 gene encoding neural cell adhesion molecule L1-like protein: MGLLLHLLLCTFVILTLGGERGVTALSTVRHPPHILETEKQSLFALTIDSTHQFKCIADGVPTPSVEWIQTKSLAPDPSRKTALAANGFLPPNEFTVNMQGYYQCVAKNMYGTAVTNHIKLVIAQDAVFDINADPVLDQGIKGEPKMIKCLTTRPSLPKATFQWRVHEDPKSDVPVSQLTSGWRMSIDNKGSLYFAYLEMDDNRVINGIQWTYMCYALNPIVQSNKYGSPTRLNVQDGTVTPKKPSIPSTLSANNVIHILENEDLDLFCFFNGYPKITYTWTKTSMPAYVPKDDGTHIVIDGAKDTELYNGEYVCNGKNTQGQESIIYKVIVDVPPYFDNNPNAVKDTNATDGSTIDFKCIALGKPTPTIEWRKNNIPVTAENKGPRVSFTVNGNEGTYKIEKVQKGNDITASDLSVITCYAKSPIGESFGSGYINVFNSFVISTPPRGVQLVNRDMVINLDCGVTGDPNKPVHVDWYHDNIKLIMNKGKIEKLPNNTLRIYVKEYGKSDEALGNYSCYATTEKPFQRIIRTAEVYTNGTVIQVTTAGGGGLWWIAIIVAIILIIIILLLIFCCIKRNKGESYPVDENERKTGNVPENDLHKPEHGGFNDYQRNEKDPIGGSRASISGSIKALDSDDDDGDSMAEYGEVDNGQFNEDGSFIGQYVPDKNKNTRHDAAPPPYSKSGSDTMV; this comes from the exons ATGGGATTATTACTGCACTTGTTGTTGTGCACATTCGTCATCCTTACCCTCGGAGGAGAAC GTGGTGTAACTGCATTATCGACAG TTCGACATCCTCCTCATATTCTCGAGACCGAGAAGCAATCTCTTTTTGCGTTGACGATCGATTCAACACATCAGTTCAAGTGTATAGCTGATGGCGTCCCCACACCATC CGTGGAGTGGATACAAACGAAATCATTGGCACCAGATCCGAGTCGGAAAACGGCGCTTGCGGCTAACGGCTTCCTCCCACCAAATGAATTCACAGTAAACATGCAAGGATATTACCAGTGCGTTGCAAAAAATATGTATGGAACAGCGGTGACCAATCATATTAAGCTAGTGATAGCAC AGGATGCAGTATTTGATATAAACGCAGACCCTGTTCTAGATCAGGGAATAAAGGGTGAGCCCAAGATGATCAAATGTCTTACGACCAGGCCAAGTTTGCCAAAAGCCACGTTTCAATGGCGGGTCCATGAAGACCCAAAGAGTGATGTGCCAGTGAGCCAATTGACAAGTGGCTGGAGGATGAGTATAGACAACAAAG gatCGCTGTACTTTGCGTACTTGGAGATGGATGATAATAGGGTGATAAACGGTATTCAGTGGACCTACATGTGTTATGCGTTAAACCCGATTGTCCAGTCAAACAAGTATGGCAGCCCAACCAGACTCAATGTTCAAG aTGGGACAGTGACCCCTAAAAAACCCAGTATACCTTCGACTCTGAGTGCAAATAATGTAATCCACATCCTCGAAAATGAAGATCTTGATCTTTTCTGCTTCTTCAATGGAta TCCAAAAATCACATACACGTGGACAAAGACCTCGATGCCAGCGTACGTGCCGAAGGATGACGGCACTCACATCGTCATCGATGGTGCAAAGGATACTGAGCTATACAATGGCGAATACGTATGCAATGGGAAGAACACTCAGGGCCAGGAGTCCATTATTTATAAGGTCATAGTTGATG tgccGCCCTATTTTGATAATAATCCAAATGCTGTCAAGGACACTAATGCAACAGATGGCAGTACAATAGATTTCAAGTGTATCGCCCTTGGCAAACCCACACCAACGATTGAGTGGCGAAAAAACAATATACCGGTCACAGCCGAGA ACAAAGGACCGCGGGTGAGCTTCACCGTGAATGGAAACGAGGGCACATACAAGATCGAGAAAGTGCAGAAAGGCAATGACATAACAGCATCGGACTTGAGTGTCATCACGTGCTACGCTAAGAGCCCAATCGGAGAGAGTTTCGGAAGTGGCTATATTAACGTGTTCA ATTCCTTCGTGATCAGCACGCCCCCGCGTGGTGTCCAGCTCGTCAACCGCGACATGGTCATCAATTTGGACTGCGGCGTTACTGGCGACCCCAACAAACCGGTCCACGTTGACTGGTACCATGACAACATCAAGCTCATCATGAATAAGGGCAAAATCGAGAAACTCCCAAACAACACGTTGAGAATTTACGTGAAAGAGTATGGTAAGAGTGATGAGGCGCTTGGGAATTACTCCTGTTACGCAACTACAGAAAAGCCATTTCAGCGAATTATAAGGACAGCGGAAGTTTACACAAATGGCACAGTCATTCAAG TAACAACTGCCGGAGGAGGGGGCCTGTGGTGGATTGCAATCATTGTTGCAATTAttctgatcatcatcatccttctGCTCATCTTCTGCTGTATCAAGAGGAACAAGGGAGAGTCGTACCCAG TTGATGAGAATGAGCGTAAAACTGGAAATGTTCCGGAGAATGATCTCCACAAGCCTGAGCACGGTGGATTCAACGACTACCAGAGGAA CGAGAAAGATCCCATCGGTGGAAGTCGTGCCTCAATTAGTGGCAGCATCAAAGCGCTGGAcagcgacgacgacgacggcgactcAATGGCCGAATACGGTGAAGTCGACAACGGCCAATTCAACGAGGATGGCTCATTCATCGGTCAGTACGTTCCTGATAAGAACAAGAACACACGACATGACGCAGCACCGCCTCCATACTCTAAAAGCGGTTCAGACACGATGGTGTGA